In Desertifilum tharense IPPAS B-1220, the DNA window AGACTCAGAACCGAAACCGATGAGTTTCACCGAACAGAAGGCGGTAGATTTTAAGCAAACGTTTGAGGATATCCCAGAAGCTTTACGCGATACGCCTGAAACTCAACCCTCTTCTCGCCCCCCTTTAGCCGCTATCCTGTTGGGCGTGTTGGGCTTAGGGGCGATCGCCGCCGGGTTAGGATTTTGGTATGTGGGGCAATCTGCACCCACCCCGGTAGCATCGCCCTCTCCCGATGCTTCGCCGCCTCTAGTTTCCTCAGACACGACTTTACCCTCGCCTTCACCAACACCCACCGCGACAGAATCGCCCAACCCCCTAACTCAAGGGTTACTCGGTCATTTACCCTATGAAGAGGCCCCGGCTGAAGAACTGGCACCAATCGTTCCCGATGGTAGTATTAAATTGCGGCGAGCGGCGGCGGCTCGGTATCAGGAAATGGCGAATGCTGCCCGACGCGATGGCGTGGTTCTCGTCCCAATTTCTGGTTTTCGGTCGGTGAATGACCAAGATTATCTATTTTTTGACGTTAAAGCCCAACGGGGACAAGTGGCCACCCAACGCGCCCAAGTCAGCGCCCCTCCCGGTTATAGCGAACATCATACCGGCTACGCGGTGGATATTGGCGATGCAGATGTGCCATCCACTCACCTCAGTCCAGATTTTGAGAATACGCGGGCGTTTCAATGGCTGAACCAAAATGCCGCCTACTATAGTTTTGAGATTTCATTTCCCAGGGATAATCCCCAAGGGGTGAGTTACGAACCGTGGCATTGGCGCTTTGTTGGCGATAGTCATAGCTTAGAAACGTTTTATAAGGCCCATTCTCTGACGCAAAATGAGGGGGAAAGATGAATCAAACATCTCTCAACTTAATAGCAATTTCTGTGTTTGCCATGACCCTATCGAGTTTATTAGGGCCGATGTTTCATCTTTCGCCCTTTATTCCAGCGGCGGCGACGTTTGGCGTCTTGAGTTTAGCCACCCTGGATGCCTTAACGTTGCAGGGGAAAGGACGCAATCTGCTGTTGGATTTATTATCGGGGCGTTCAGCACAATATCGCGATCGCATTGTCCATCACGAAGCGGGTCATTTCCTGGTAGCCTATTTATACAATATCCCGATTTCTGGATATACCCTAACTGCGTGGGAAGCCCTCCAGCAAGGACAACCCGGACAAGGGGGGGTGAGTTTTGATGATACAGAACTCGCAGCCCAATTCCAACAGGGTAGCTTGAGCGCCCAGTTGGTAGACCGCTATTTTACCGTCTGGATGGCGGGTTCTGCGGCAGAAAAGTTAGTGTATGGTGCGGTAGAAGGGGGATATGATGACCGCCAGAAATTACGTCTATTATGGACGCAACAACTCAGGCGATCGCTAACAGAATGCGAAACCAAAGAAAGATTTGCCATTCTGCAAGCCCAAACCCTCCTTCAAGCCCATTGGTCAGCCTACGAAGCCTTAGTGGACGCAATGAAACAGCGCAGCAGCGTCGCCCATTGTGTAGAGGTTATCGAAGAATACCCCATTGAAGCCCATTCATAATTCATAGTATACCGATCGGCCCAACCCCACCCTCACTTCCCTTCCATCCTCCTCTTCCCCAACCCCCAACTCCCAACTCCCAACCCCCTTCTTCCCCCCATCCTCCTCTTCCCCAACCCCCAACTCCTAATTCCCAACTCCCTTCTTCCCTCACTATGACTCAGACTATTGACTTCCTCAGTCATCTTAATTCGTCCCAAAGATTGGCGGTTGAGCATTTTTGCGGCCCCTTGTTGGTGGTGGCGGGTGCCGGTTCCGGTAAAACGCGGGCGCTAACTTATCGGATTGCGAATTTAATTTTGCAACATCGAGTCGATCCCGAAAATATCCTAGCGGTGACGTTTACCAATAAAGCCGCGCGGGAGATGAAAGAACGGATTGAAAAGTTATTTGCTCAACAGCTTTCAGTCAGTTTTACGGGGAAACCTTGGGAAGCGCTGAACCCAGACGAACAAACGCGAGTGCGATCGCGCATCTATAAAACCTATATTAAACCGCTTTGGGTAGGAACGTTTCACGCGCTTTGTGCCAAAATTCTCCGTTTTGATATCAATAAGTACAAGGATGAGAAAGGACGGAGTTGGAACCAGAATTTCTCTATTTTTGATGAAAGCGATGCTCAAAGCCTCGTTAAGCAAATTGTCACGCAACAACTCAATTTAGACGATAAAAAGTTTAATCATAAATCCGTTCGTTACGCGATTAGTAACGCCAAGAACCAAGGTTTATCGCCCCAAGAGTTTGAGCGTTCTCAGCCAAACTATCGCGGGAGAACCATTGCCCAAGTTTATAGCCTTTATCAGGATAAGCTGGCAGAAAATAATGCTCTAGATTTTGACGATCTGATTTTAGTCCCCGTTCAGCTATTCCAGCAAAATGAGCAAATCTTAGCCTATTGGCATCGCAAATTCTGTCATATCTTAGTTGATGAATATCAAGATACCAACCGGACGCAATATGATTTAATTCGTCTATTGGTAACGGGGGGAGTTGAGTCTAGCGCCTTTAAAGATTGGCAAAATCGCTCTATTTTTGTGGTTGGCGATGCGGATCAGTCGATTTATTCTTTCCGCATGGCTGATTTTACCATTTTGATGGACTTTCAAGGCGACTTTGGCGATGGTTTGCCGGATGATGATACGCGCACAATGGTTAAATTGGAGGAGAATTATCGCTCGCGAGAAAATATCCTGCAAGCCGCGAATCATCTAATTGAAAAGAATACAGAACGAATCGATAAAGTTCTTAAACCCACGCGCGATCCGGGTTCGCCAATCTATTATTACCAAGCCGAAGATGAACAAGATGAAGCGGAGTTTGTGGTTCAACAAATTCGCCAACTCCAACGCAACACTGAGGCGGAAAATTGGGGCGATTTTGCTATTCTTTATCGAACCAATGCTCAATCTCGACCTTTAGAAGAAATCTTAGTCCGGTCGAATATTCCCTATCATGTGGTTGGGGGGTTGAAATTCTACGATCGCAAAGAAGTTAAAGACGCTTTAGCATATCTTCGCTCTCTTGTCAATCCTGCGGATACGATGAGTTTGCTGCGTACCATTAACACGCCTCGACGCGGAATTGGCAAAGCCACCATTGATAACCTGGTTAACGCCGCCTCAGAACTGGGGGTTCCCCTGTGGGAAATGCTGGCGGATGAAACCTCAGTACAGACCTTAGCAGGTCGTTCGGCGAAAGCGGTATTGAAGTTTACCCAACTGATGAGCCAGTTTAAAGACAATTGGCGCGATCGCAAAGCCTCCGAAATTGCCCAAGCAATTATGGAAGAGTCGGGTTATATCCAAGATTTGAAAAGCCAAGGAACTGATGAAGCCGAAAACCGCTTGCAAAACGTCTTTGAGCTATTTAACGCCATTTTACAGTTTGAAGAAGAGAATCTAGACGCCACCCTAGAAGACTTTTTAGCCAGCGCCTCTCTTTCTTCAGATTTAGATAACCTGCAAGAAGGACAAGAGTCTGTCTCCCTGATGACACTGCATTCGGCTAAGGGTTTAGAGTTTCCCGTCGTCTTCCTGGTGGGGTTAGAACAAGGTCTTTTTCCCAACTTCCGCAGCATTGACGATCCCGCCTCCTTAGAAGAAGAGAGACGCTTGTGTTATGTAGGGATCACCCGCGCCCAAGAACAGCTATTCTTAACCCATGCGCGATCGCGCCGCCTGTGGGCTACGCGAGAACCTGCTGTTTCTTCCCAATTTTTAGCCGAACTCCCAACAGACTTACTCAGTAATTCTGTACCCTCCAAACGGTTTACAACGGTTCCCTCCGCCGAGACTGCAAAAGCCCCAGGCGCAAAAACCCGCAAACGCCCTAGCGCCAACACGCCCCAAAATTGGCAAGTAGGCGATCGCGTTTTGCACACCACCTTTGGTGTCGGTAACGTCACCCATATTTTCAGTTCTGGAACAAAGATGTCCATCGCGGTTGAGTTTTCGGGAGGGGGACGCAAAATTCTCGATCCGGCGATCGCACCCTTGCAACGTTTAACCTAACTGTTATGGTACGCTTGCCACATTTGCTGAATAATCGTGGAAAGCGTCATCGGATCGAAGGGTTTGGCGATCGTATCCAGAACGCCCAACTGCTTATAGGAGAGGACTTCATGGGTTTGCACCTTCGCCGTTAAAAAGATAATGGGCGTCTCGCTGGTTTCCGGGAGTTGGCGCAAGGCTTTCAGCGTGGAAATTCCATCCATTCCCGGCATCATCACATCTAATAAAATCAGATCGGGATCGAATTGTGGGGCGGTTTCAACGGCTTCTTTCCCTGAAGAACAAATTTGTACTGTAAACCCGCCCACTGCTTTTAAGCCAAGACTCGCAACGGTTTGAATATCCGGATCGTCTTCGACAAACAGAATGCGCTTAAGAGGAGGACAATTCATCTTCTTCAACAAAGGGTGTCATTAAGATTTCTGGGAAGTAGGTCTTGGAAGGCGTTAATAAGGGTATTTTCGGCTTGGAATTCAGAATTGTCAATTTCTAAATCCCAGGGTAAATCGAGTTGTAGGGCGCGTTGGTTAATTTCGGTGAGTCGCGTATCGGAAACTGGGATATGAACTGAAGAATCTCGCGCGAGGACGCGTTCTCTACAGGTTTCCAAGGGGGCTTTGATGCGAACGATGAGTAGATGATAGCTTTGTTGGAGAGTTTTTAATAATTCTGGAAAGGTATGGGCTGTTCCCGTAGATTCTATACAGAGAATTTCATGGTTTTGGGCAAGTTCGTCGAGACGGTCTAGAACCATTTGGAAGCCTTTTTTTTCTAAGTCAATACCTGTGGGCGAAGGTTGTTTGCGTAACAGTTCCAAAAATAGAGGTTCAATTTTTAGAAACTGAATGGCTAAATGTTTTTCTAAAACACTACCAATCCATGTTTTACCCGATCCTTTGAGTCCAACTAATAGCAGGAGGGTACAAGATTGATGATTTTTGGATGTGTAAATCATGAGCGATCGCCCTCAAAAAGATAGCCAACTAAAGGGTAGACAGACAAAGGAATTCAGTTTCTTGTTTGCCCAGATTGAGATTCCTCAATCTAATGGATATCTCTCGATCCTTCTTTGAGTTTACTAGGTTTGAGGAAAGCGATCGCCCCTTAAGTCATGTATTAAAAAATACTTTAGTATCTCAGTAAATGGACGCAAAACGCATTTTTTGAGGAAAATTAAAGACTGCGATCGCAATCTCTCCAGTAAAACCACGGGAAATTGCTTTCTTTTGATTACTTTTATCAGCCAACGACGAGAATCTTAATCAAAACTTTACTCAGATATTCATACAATTTCAATTGTTTTTACTACTTTTACAGCGATTTTGGCATACTAAGGATTACCAAATCGATTCCTTCTAGACCTATGCTAGAACTGCAAGACCTCTTTGATGAAAGTTACTATCTCAGCCTCTACAAAGGTGTGGCTGAAGCCGTCGCCAACGGGGGGTTTACCTCTGGATTTGACCATTACCTTAAACACGGACAGCACGAACAGCGCAACCCTAGCGCTTTTTTTAATGAAAATTATTACCTAGCCCAAAACGAAGGCGTCGCCGTTGCAGTAGAAAACGGTTTTTTTATTTGCGGCCTCGACCATTATCTCAAACACGGACAGTACGAACAGCGCGACCCTAGCGCCCTATTCAACGAAAGCTTTTATCGTCGAGAAAACCTCGATGTTGCCGCCGCCGTAGACCCTTTAACAGGGGGTATAGTGAACTGTTTAGAACATTATCTGCGCTTTGGCATCAACGAGGGACGCGATCCTTGTGCCCGTACCGTCGTCATTTGGGATGAAGTTGCCCAAGAAGCCGTCCGCAACACCAACCCCGGCCCGACGATTGCCTCTAGGGCTTATGCTATCGTCCATACCGCGATTTTTGATGCGTGGGCGGCCTATGACCCGATTGCGATCGCCACTCAGTTAGGCGATACTCTGCAACAACCCGAAAGCGAGAATACCGTCTTTAACAAAAGCGAAGCCATCAGCTATGCGGCTTACTGGACGCTAGTAGACTTATTCCCCACCCAGGTAGACCTGTTTAATAGCGTGATGGCTCAACTGGGTTACGATCCACAAAATACCGCCCCCCAATCTACCACGCCTAGCGGTATCGGCTATCAATCCGCCCAAGCCTTACTGGAATATTGCCATATTGACGGATCGAACCAACTCGAACAATATCAAGACTTTACAGGATATCTCCCCGAAAATAGCGCAGACCTGATTAAAGACCCCAACTACTGGCAGCCCTTACGCCTACCCAACGGTCAAACCCAGAAATTCCTCACCCCCCACTGGGGAGACATTAAACCTTTTGGGTTAACCTCCGGTTCCCAGTTCCGGCCGCCTGCACCTCCAGCTTACGGGAGTTTAGAATTCCGCGAACAAGTCGATGAAGTCCTCACTATTAGCGCCAACCTCACCGACACGCAAAAAATGATTGCCGAGTTTTGGGAAAGCGGGGCCGGAACCTCCTTCCCGCCTGGAACTTGGTTGAGTATTGGGCAATTTGTTTCCGAACGCGATACCCATACCTTAGACCAAGACGTACAACTGTTTTTTACCCTTGGTAATGCCGTTTTTGATGCCGGAATTGCAGCTTGGGAAGCCAAACGTTACTACGACTTTGTGCGACCGATTAGCGCGATTCGCTATATTTACAAGGATGAAGCCGTAGAAGCTTGGGGCGGCCCCGGACTTGGCAAACAAACCATTAATGGGTCAGACTGGAGACCTTATCTAACAACACCGCCCTTTTCTGAGTATGTTTCCGGACACAGTACCTTTAGTGCTGCTTCCGCCGAAGTGCTGAAGCGGTTTACAGGCAGCGATGTTTTTGGGGCTTCTACCACGATTTTCCAAGGAACCTCGCGCATTGAATCGGGTACCTATCCCCAAACGGATATTACCCTGTCCTGGGCAACCTTTTCCGAGGCGGCCGCCCAAGCGGGGATGTCTCGCATCTATGGTGGAATTCATTTTCACGATGGCAATGTCAATGGGATACGTTTAGGCCGACAAGTGGGCGAACAAGTTTGGCAGCGCGCCCAATTCTTCATCCAAGGCGGAAGGGAAACCTAAGTATTCGATAATGTCTGAGGATTTGCAGTCAATTGAATTGGCAACAGCATCCCTAAATTTGCAGGCGTCTCCCCCTTCCCTGGTTCATCGCTATCAGGTGTGGCGACGACAGTGGATAGTCAACCGACTGCGGTTAGGACTGGGGGTTATTTTAGGGAGTTTTATTGTTTTTGTCTTATTAGAAAATGTTGCCACCTCAGATCCTGTGGCAATGCGTCTCTTGAGTCTGCGTTTATCTACTGGAGTGGCTTTAGCCGCCAGTTGGGGATTTTCTCTCTCGGTTTGGGGCAGTTGGAACCCTTGGATAGGGTTGGGGGTTGCGTCTGGAAGCGTGACGTTGCTTCCCCAAGTGTTGGCTTCCCTGGGAGGTCAGGCGTTTTTTGACCCGCAGGTGTGGATATTGATGTTTTTGCTTCAGGGGGTGTGCTTTCCAGTGCGGTGGTGGATGCACGCGATCGCGCAAGCTCTGCCTTTAGTCTATTTTGCGATCGCCTATTGGCTTTTGCAATTGCCTCTGGTGGAACTTTATCCCCACAATATTTTAGAAACCTATCTGAATTTAGCTGGGTTGAGTGTTATTTGTAGCGTAGCCGTTTATGGGTTTGAGCGATCGCGTTATGGAGAGTTTACCGCCCAACAAAAGATTACCGAACTCTGCGAAAAGCTAGAAAGCCAAACCACCATCGACCCGCTGACGCAACTGGCTAACCGCCGTCGGTTTGAAGAATATCTCGAACAAGAATGGCGGCGCATGGGACGCGAATTGCAACCCCTATCGCTGATTGTCTGTCAAGTCGATGCCTTTTCCCATTATCTTTACACCTACGGTCAGGAAATCGGAGATGAGTGCTTGCAACAAATGGCGCAAGCGATCCAAAAAGGGGTGCAGCGTCCGGCAGACTTAACGGTTCGCTATACAATGGATGCGTTTATTATTCTCTTACCGAATACGGATGCATCGGGGGCGATGCGAGTCGCAACCAAAATTCGGACGGCGGTGAATCAATTAAAGATATTTCATGCCAATTCGCCCGCGCGTGCCTATGTCACCATGAGTTTTGGGGTGAGTAGTGCCATTCCCCAGCGCAATAGTATGCCGATAAGTCTGGCGATTGATGCCGAAGCGGCCTTACATCAAGCTAAATTACGAGGGGGCGATCGCATTTTGCAATACCCCCTCAATCGCGATTAAGCTTTTCCTTGGGCTAGCAGCAGTTGATAGGCGCGGTTAAAATCTTCTGGGGTAATTTGAATTTGGCTAGGATCGATGCATCCAGTGCTACGATAGCGACGAATCGCTTCAAGGGCTGCTTGATTGCTTAACAGAGCTAAATCTGCGCCATTCCAGCCTTCCGTTTGTTCGGCAAATTCAGCTAAGTTAACCCCTTTAAGCGGTCTTCCTTGGTTGTGGACTTGTAAAATGGCAAGGCGGCTGGGGGGGTTGGGTAAATCGACTTTGAGTTGCAAGTCTAGCCGTCCGGCCCGCAGTAGGGCAGGATCTAACGTATCGGGACGGTTCGTGGCACCAATTAACAGGATATTCGCCGCCGTTTGCACGCCATCGAGTTCTGTTAACAATTGACCGACAACGCGATCGCTAATACCAGAGTCTCCCACATGACGACCCCGCGCCGGGGCTAAAGTATCAATTTCATCAATAAATACCACGCAAGGGGCCGCTTGTCTGGCTTTCGCAAACAAATCTCGCACCGCCTGTTCGGAAGCGCCAACCCAACGGCTAAGGAGTTCCGAACCCGAAACGGCGATAAAATTGGCCCTGGCTTGGGAAGCGACTGCTTTAGCTAGTAAGGTTTTACCCGTTCCCGGAGGGCCCCATAATAGGATACCGCGCGGCGCTTTTGCACCCGTTTGTTGATACAGTTCCGGATAGAGGAGTTGACCTTCTACAGATTCTTGCAGCGTTTGTTTAATCTCCTCCAAGCCGCCGATATCATCCCAAGCCACATCGGGGGATTCAATTTCCACCGAACGCAGCACCGAGGGTTTGATTTCTGCGATCGCCCCTGTAAAATCTTCTGCAAGAATCTCCATCGTCTCCGGAACTTGGGCATCCATCCCCGGAACCTGACGGCGCAACGCATTGTAAGCCGCCTTTTGACACAACGCCTTCAAATCCGCCCCCACAAAACCCACCGAGGTAGATGCGATCGCCTCCAAATCCACATCCGTCCCTAACGGCATTTTTTGGGTTAAAATCTGGAGAATTTCCAAGCGTCCCTGACGGTCTGGAACGCGAAACAAGATTTCCCGATCAAACCGTCCCGGACGACGCAGTGCCGGATCGAGATGATCTGGGCGATTCGTCGCCGCCAGTACCATCACTCCCTTCGCGGCTGCAAACCCATCCATCAAACCCAGGAGTTGCGCCACCACCCGCTTCTCTACTTCCCCTTCCACCTTGGCGCGATCGGGAGCTAAACTATCAATCTCATCAATAAAAATCAGACAAGGGGCCGACTGGCTAGCTTTCTCAAAGATTTCCCGGAGTTTTCCTTCCGCTTCCCCATAGTATTTGCCCATAATCTCCGGGCCATTAATCGCAATATAGCTTGCTCCGAGTTCCGATGCGAGCGATCGCGCTGTTAACGTTTTCCCCGTCCCCGGCGCACCTACCAACAACACCCCTCGCGGCGGTTCTAAACCCAGCCGTTCCAACAACTCCGGGCGCTTTAGGGGAATTTCCACCAACTCGCGCAACTCCTGCAACACAGAACCTAGCCCCCCCACCTGTCCCAAAGAGGGCGTAGCGGCTGCTGTCGTCCCTTGGGGCGGCGGAGTCACAATGACCTCAGATTGCGTGGAATCCGTCGCAGAAGAGGCAGGACGGTTCACCCGCACCCCACTCCGAGGAATATTACCCTGCCGAGGGATACTACTAACCGAGCGAACTTGAAAATCGGTCTTTATTTCCCCACTTTCCAGCTTATCTTCT includes these proteins:
- a CDS encoding D-alanyl-D-alanine carboxypeptidase family protein, which gives rise to MKVWHRRVRAIASKMLKKSGEKIVQESQSQNQHRDTQPDSEPKPMSFTEQKAVDFKQTFEDIPEALRDTPETQPSSRPPLAAILLGVLGLGAIAAGLGFWYVGQSAPTPVASPSPDASPPLVSSDTTLPSPSPTPTATESPNPLTQGLLGHLPYEEAPAEELAPIVPDGSIKLRRAAAARYQEMANAARRDGVVLVPISGFRSVNDQDYLFFDVKAQRGQVATQRAQVSAPPGYSEHHTGYAVDIGDADVPSTHLSPDFENTRAFQWLNQNAAYYSFEISFPRDNPQGVSYEPWHWRFVGDSHSLETFYKAHSLTQNEGER
- a CDS encoding diguanylate cyclase domain-containing protein, whose protein sequence is MSEDLQSIELATASLNLQASPPSLVHRYQVWRRQWIVNRLRLGLGVILGSFIVFVLLENVATSDPVAMRLLSLRLSTGVALAASWGFSLSVWGSWNPWIGLGVASGSVTLLPQVLASLGGQAFFDPQVWILMFLLQGVCFPVRWWMHAIAQALPLVYFAIAYWLLQLPLVELYPHNILETYLNLAGLSVICSVAVYGFERSRYGEFTAQQKITELCEKLESQTTIDPLTQLANRRRFEEYLEQEWRRMGRELQPLSLIVCQVDAFSHYLYTYGQEIGDECLQQMAQAIQKGVQRPADLTVRYTMDAFIILLPNTDASGAMRVATKIRTAVNQLKIFHANSPARAYVTMSFGVSSAIPQRNSMPISLAIDAEAALHQAKLRGGDRILQYPLNRD
- a CDS encoding ATP-dependent Zn protease, with the translated sequence MNQTSLNLIAISVFAMTLSSLLGPMFHLSPFIPAAATFGVLSLATLDALTLQGKGRNLLLDLLSGRSAQYRDRIVHHEAGHFLVAYLYNIPISGYTLTAWEALQQGQPGQGGVSFDDTELAAQFQQGSLSAQLVDRYFTVWMAGSAAEKLVYGAVEGGYDDRQKLRLLWTQQLRRSLTECETKERFAILQAQTLLQAHWSAYEALVDAMKQRSSVAHCVEVIEEYPIEAHS
- a CDS encoding AAA family ATPase; translation: MSDIFKGFEQLLELAKTLEDKLESGEIKTDFQVRSVSSIPRQGNIPRSGVRVNRPASSATDSTQSEVIVTPPPQGTTAAATPSLGQVGGLGSVLQELRELVEIPLKRPELLERLGLEPPRGVLLVGAPGTGKTLTARSLASELGASYIAINGPEIMGKYYGEAEGKLREIFEKASQSAPCLIFIDEIDSLAPDRAKVEGEVEKRVVAQLLGLMDGFAAAKGVMVLAATNRPDHLDPALRRPGRFDREILFRVPDRQGRLEILQILTQKMPLGTDVDLEAIASTSVGFVGADLKALCQKAAYNALRRQVPGMDAQVPETMEILAEDFTGAIAEIKPSVLRSVEIESPDVAWDDIGGLEEIKQTLQESVEGQLLYPELYQQTGAKAPRGILLWGPPGTGKTLLAKAVASQARANFIAVSGSELLSRWVGASEQAVRDLFAKARQAAPCVVFIDEIDTLAPARGRHVGDSGISDRVVGQLLTELDGVQTAANILLIGATNRPDTLDPALLRAGRLDLQLKVDLPNPPSRLAILQVHNQGRPLKGVNLAEFAEQTEGWNGADLALLSNQAALEAIRRYRSTGCIDPSQIQITPEDFNRAYQLLLAQGKA
- the pcrA gene encoding DNA helicase PcrA; the protein is MTQTIDFLSHLNSSQRLAVEHFCGPLLVVAGAGSGKTRALTYRIANLILQHRVDPENILAVTFTNKAAREMKERIEKLFAQQLSVSFTGKPWEALNPDEQTRVRSRIYKTYIKPLWVGTFHALCAKILRFDINKYKDEKGRSWNQNFSIFDESDAQSLVKQIVTQQLNLDDKKFNHKSVRYAISNAKNQGLSPQEFERSQPNYRGRTIAQVYSLYQDKLAENNALDFDDLILVPVQLFQQNEQILAYWHRKFCHILVDEYQDTNRTQYDLIRLLVTGGVESSAFKDWQNRSIFVVGDADQSIYSFRMADFTILMDFQGDFGDGLPDDDTRTMVKLEENYRSRENILQAANHLIEKNTERIDKVLKPTRDPGSPIYYYQAEDEQDEAEFVVQQIRQLQRNTEAENWGDFAILYRTNAQSRPLEEILVRSNIPYHVVGGLKFYDRKEVKDALAYLRSLVNPADTMSLLRTINTPRRGIGKATIDNLVNAASELGVPLWEMLADETSVQTLAGRSAKAVLKFTQLMSQFKDNWRDRKASEIAQAIMEESGYIQDLKSQGTDEAENRLQNVFELFNAILQFEEENLDATLEDFLASASLSSDLDNLQEGQESVSLMTLHSAKGLEFPVVFLVGLEQGLFPNFRSIDDPASLEEERRLCYVGITRAQEQLFLTHARSRRLWATREPAVSSQFLAELPTDLLSNSVPSKRFTTVPSAETAKAPGAKTRKRPSANTPQNWQVGDRVLHTTFGVGNVTHIFSSGTKMSIAVEFSGGGRKILDPAIAPLQRLT
- a CDS encoding response regulator, whose product is MNCPPLKRILFVEDDPDIQTVASLGLKAVGGFTVQICSSGKEAVETAPQFDPDLILLDVMMPGMDGISTLKALRQLPETSETPIIFLTAKVQTHEVLSYKQLGVLDTIAKPFDPMTLSTIIQQMWQAYHNS
- a CDS encoding vanadium-dependent haloperoxidase; this encodes MLELQDLFDESYYLSLYKGVAEAVANGGFTSGFDHYLKHGQHEQRNPSAFFNENYYLAQNEGVAVAVENGFFICGLDHYLKHGQYEQRDPSALFNESFYRRENLDVAAAVDPLTGGIVNCLEHYLRFGINEGRDPCARTVVIWDEVAQEAVRNTNPGPTIASRAYAIVHTAIFDAWAAYDPIAIATQLGDTLQQPESENTVFNKSEAISYAAYWTLVDLFPTQVDLFNSVMAQLGYDPQNTAPQSTTPSGIGYQSAQALLEYCHIDGSNQLEQYQDFTGYLPENSADLIKDPNYWQPLRLPNGQTQKFLTPHWGDIKPFGLTSGSQFRPPAPPAYGSLEFREQVDEVLTISANLTDTQKMIAEFWESGAGTSFPPGTWLSIGQFVSERDTHTLDQDVQLFFTLGNAVFDAGIAAWEAKRYYDFVRPISAIRYIYKDEAVEAWGGPGLGKQTINGSDWRPYLTTPPFSEYVSGHSTFSAASAEVLKRFTGSDVFGASTTIFQGTSRIESGTYPQTDITLSWATFSEAAAQAGMSRIYGGIHFHDGNVNGIRLGRQVGEQVWQRAQFFIQGGRET